CGGCGCGCTACCTGGTTGCCGGCCGCTTGACGCTGGACGAGGCGACGCTGTTTCCAGTCGATGCAGCAACGCAGGCGCGCCGGCAGGCACCCGCGTTGCTGGCGGAGCTGCGCGAGGCCGCCGCGCAACTCCAGGCCGATCAGCCCGATGCGGCGGACCGCCTCTTCTACCTGCTGCAGGAGTATGGCTGGGCCTTGCCCGCCGGCGCAGGGCAGGATCCGCTCGTTTCGCTCTTCGACCAGGCGCGCAGCGCGGCGGCGCTAGCGGCGGCGCGCGCCGGTCAGGCTGATGATGCAGCGGTGCTGCTGGTCGGCGGTGACATCTCCGGCGTGCAGGATTTTATCTACACAATTACGGCGCAGGGCGCGACCAAGGCCCTGCGCGCGCGATCGCTCTATCTCCAGCTGCTGAGCGAGGCGATCGCACGCTGGCTGCTGCGCCAGGCGGGCATGCCGCTCACCAATCTGCTATACAGCGGCGGCGGCCACTTCTACCTGCTGCTGCCGGCCACTTGCCAGGCGCAGGTGCAGGAGTGGCGCGTCTGGCTCAGCCGCTGGTTGTTGCGGCGCCATGCCGGCGAGCTGTATGTCGCCCTGGGCGACTGCCTGGTCAGCGACGCCGAGCTGAACACCCCGCAGCGCTTCCGTCAGCGCTGGAGCGCCCTGCACCAGGCGCTCAACCGCGACAAGCGCCGGCGCTTCGCCAGCCTACCGCCGCAGGAGCTGGCCGTCGCGCTGTTCCAGCCGCAGGGCCCGGGCGGCGCGCAGCACACCTGCGTCGTCTGTCACTACCAAGGCCAGCCCGTTGAATTCGTGCCCTTTGATCCCGATCTCCAGCAAGGCCTGCCTCCCGCCGAGGCGCGGCGCATCTGTCGCCTGTGCGCCAGCTTCGAAGAGCTGGCGATCGAGGCGCGCAACGCCGCCTGGCTGTTGCTGGAAGAGGGCGCGGATCGCGAGGCGCCGCAACGTCAACGCGTCAGTGCCCACGAGGTGCTGCGCGATCTGGGCATCAGCATGCGCTTCGCCGCGTCGCCGCGCGATCTGGAGCGCGTCCTGGCCGACCGCAGCGGAGCGATCACCGTGCTGAGCCTGGACGGATCGGCAACTGACGATCTGCGGTGGCGCTTCCCCCAGGCGATCTGGGGCCTGCGTCCGCTGGTCAACGTCACGCCCACGCTCAAAGCACAGGAGATCGACCGGCTGCGTGAGCAGCTCGACGCGGACGAGCAGGCAAACCTGAAGGCCGGTCAGATCAAGACCTTCGGCATGCTGGCCCAGCAGAGTCGCGGTATCAAACGGCTGGGCGTGCTGCGC
This is a stretch of genomic DNA from Kallotenue papyrolyticum. It encodes these proteins:
- the cas10 gene encoding type III-A CRISPR-associated protein Cas10/Csm1 codes for the protein MSEAKSAAFRTLRAAIEHAAATGAQAPPVQSVFSALDTSAAARYLVAGRLTLDEATLFPVDAATQARRQAPALLAELREAAAQLQADQPDAADRLFYLLQEYGWALPAGAGQDPLVSLFDQARSAAALAAARAGQADDAAVLLVGGDISGVQDFIYTITAQGATKALRARSLYLQLLSEAIARWLLRQAGMPLTNLLYSGGGHFYLLLPATCQAQVQEWRVWLSRWLLRRHAGELYVALGDCLVSDAELNTPQRFRQRWSALHQALNRDKRRRFASLPPQELAVALFQPQGPGGAQHTCVVCHYQGQPVEFVPFDPDLQQGLPPAEARRICRLCASFEELAIEARNAAWLLLEEGADREAPQRQRVSAHEVLRDLGISMRFAASPRDLERVLADRSGAITVLSLDGSATDDLRWRFPQAIWGLRPLVNVTPTLKAQEIDRLREQLDADEQANLKAGQIKTFGMLAQQSRGIKRLGVLRMDVDDLGELIATRLPDLSLARIGALSMALARFFEGWVGQVCRRLNSHEHELIYAVYSGGDDLFIVGAWHLLPDLALSIRQDLQRYAGDQISASAGISLHPNKFPLYQAARAAGNELDRAKDLPGKNALCLLEQVIGWEQAKEVFELKHDLTRLIGDGEQRGPLSRATLQVLQALYSEYRRPTRRAARRAPADQAQIGAWVWFGVYQLARMEEAISGNSEAAAAARALLRELRTNLRRGLPRSGRTAPFIELVGLAARWAQLELRRSTTYATHRRDDHSQNHR